The following proteins are co-located in the Deinococcus aquaedulcis genome:
- a CDS encoding serine/threonine-protein kinase, translating into MPLAGQVVGDGVRLVRPVGRGSHSLVYFAVDRTGQPCAVKIFPAHLAGYADREYQHGHHLDHPRLVRVIARTTVDDQPALISTLARGEVLFGRYSQRPAASTERRPFLLTLVHLLDALGYLHSLGLVHRDIKPENVIVEDDGRAKLVDYDLSGPAFESFSTPTRMGTAAFQSPEAARGEPLGPESDLYGVGVLLGWGLHGSLPDPEEPYPLTPDPLGALHLTLTHPERRERPADAAEVRQELLRLAGLPY; encoded by the coding sequence ATGCCTTTGGCGGGTCAGGTGGTGGGAGACGGTGTGCGACTGGTCCGGCCGGTGGGCCGGGGTTCGCACAGTCTGGTGTATTTCGCGGTGGACCGCACGGGGCAGCCCTGCGCCGTGAAGATCTTTCCGGCGCACCTCGCAGGCTACGCCGACCGCGAGTACCAGCATGGCCACCACCTTGACCACCCCCGGCTGGTCCGCGTGATCGCCCGCACCACTGTGGATGATCAGCCCGCCCTGATCAGCACCCTGGCGCGCGGCGAGGTGCTGTTTGGGCGCTACAGTCAGCGCCCCGCCGCTTCTACCGAGCGCCGCCCTTTCTTGCTGACCCTGGTGCACCTGCTGGACGCCCTGGGCTATCTGCACAGCCTGGGACTGGTGCACCGCGATATCAAGCCCGAAAACGTGATTGTGGAAGACGACGGCCGCGCCAAGCTGGTGGACTACGATCTGTCGGGCCCCGCCTTCGAATCGTTCAGCACCCCCACGCGCATGGGCACCGCCGCCTTCCAGAGCCCCGAGGCGGCGCGTGGCGAGCCCCTGGGCCCGGAAAGCGATCTGTACGGTGTGGGCGTGCTGCTGGGCTGGGGGCTGCACGGGTCGCTCCCCGACCCCGAAGAGCCCTACCCCCTGACCCCCGATCCCCTGGGCGCCCTGCACCTGACCCTGACCCACCCCGAGCGCCGCGAACGCCCCGCCGACGCCGCCGAGGTGCGCCAGGAACTGCTGCGCCTGGCGGGCCTGCCGTACTGA
- a CDS encoding patatin-like phospholipase family protein, which translates to MKGYGLVLGGGGARGLAHIGVWEVLEAHSLKPAVVAGTSMGGLVGAFIAAGYSAAELERLARGVSWRRLLDLRPTPGLIRQSAFSAWLAQHLPATFEELPTPLAITATDLLSGRAVYLTRGNLHDALRATTAYPGALEPVPYEDLLLSDGGILNQLPVDAALFLGARRVLAVNVTAPDPLELEGRRVLPLPWRRGASLGPVRALRRAVEIMQAQLTDARVNLYRPDVQLRPQLGDIDLMTFHRAEQAIAAGRTSALGQLPRLLTLHSAPALPDA; encoded by the coding sequence ATGAAGGGCTACGGCCTGGTGCTGGGCGGCGGCGGCGCGCGTGGGCTGGCGCACATTGGCGTGTGGGAGGTGCTGGAAGCCCACAGCCTGAAACCGGCGGTGGTGGCGGGCACCAGCATGGGCGGGCTGGTGGGGGCCTTTATTGCGGCTGGCTACAGCGCCGCCGAGCTGGAGCGGCTGGCCCGGGGCGTGTCGTGGCGGCGCCTGCTGGACCTGCGGCCCACCCCGGGGCTGATCCGGCAGTCGGCCTTCAGCGCGTGGCTGGCGCAGCACCTGCCCGCTACCTTCGAGGAGCTGCCCACGCCGCTGGCGATCACCGCCACCGACCTGCTGTCGGGGCGCGCGGTGTACCTCACGCGCGGCAACCTGCACGACGCCCTGCGCGCCACCACGGCCTATCCCGGCGCCCTGGAACCCGTGCCCTACGAGGACCTGCTGCTGTCCGACGGCGGGATTCTGAACCAGCTGCCAGTGGACGCCGCGCTGTTTCTGGGCGCGCGGCGGGTGCTGGCGGTGAATGTCACGGCCCCCGATCCTCTGGAATTAGAGGGGCGGCGCGTGCTGCCGCTGCCCTGGCGCCGGGGGGCCTCGCTGGGGCCGGTGCGCGCCCTGCGCCGCGCCGTGGAAATCATGCAGGCGCAGCTGACGGACGCCCGCGTGAACCTCTACCGCCCGGACGTGCAGCTGCGCCCGCAGCTGGGCGACATCGACCTGATGACCTTTCACCGCGCCGAACAGGCCATTGCCGCCGGGCGGACCTCGGCGCTGGGCCAGCTGCCGCGCCTGCTGACGCTGCACAGCGCGCCCGCGCTGCCGGACGCCTGA
- the lepB gene encoding signal peptidase I: protein MTRPEKPALSPLQKLWKEVLEPIVFAVVITQFVATLVGVDGVSMMPNLRDRERVFVPKYETWLHKAGIGDFKRGDILIFKPPREASAKIGNLNKAAPLNLWTYRPFLIKRLIGLPGDTIRIQGGEVTVNGVPLDSGWTTDFWKAQGCWDTESPVANLAQSSGIGGYTTGVVEDQETFTVPAGHYYVIGDNRTATGSEDSRIIGPVPRRDVAGRAAAVVWPIMRKVNVKYDCEGGNKPEYSGDSVLNWRVLGRPAAFSELQNALNR from the coding sequence ATGACCAGACCTGAGAAGCCCGCCCTGAGCCCCCTTCAGAAGTTGTGGAAGGAAGTGCTGGAACCCATCGTGTTTGCGGTGGTGATCACGCAGTTTGTCGCCACGCTGGTGGGGGTGGACGGCGTGAGCATGATGCCCAACCTGCGTGACCGCGAGCGCGTGTTCGTGCCCAAGTACGAAACGTGGCTGCACAAGGCGGGCATTGGCGACTTCAAGCGTGGCGACATCCTGATTTTCAAGCCGCCCCGCGAGGCCAGCGCCAAGATTGGCAACCTGAACAAGGCCGCGCCCCTGAACCTGTGGACCTACCGGCCCTTTCTGATCAAGCGCCTGATTGGCCTGCCCGGCGACACCATCCGCATTCAGGGCGGCGAGGTCACGGTCAACGGCGTGCCGCTGGACTCGGGCTGGACCACCGACTTCTGGAAGGCCCAGGGCTGCTGGGACACGGAGAGCCCAGTGGCGAATCTGGCGCAGTCTTCGGGCATTGGGGGGTACACCACGGGCGTGGTGGAAGACCAGGAGACCTTCACCGTGCCGGCCGGCCACTACTACGTGATTGGCGACAACCGCACCGCCACCGGTTCGGAGGACTCGCGCATCATCGGGCCGGTGCCCCGGCGCGACGTGGCGGGGCGCGCGGCAGCCGTGGTGTGGCCCATCATGCGCAAGGTGAACGTCAAGTACGACTGCGAGGGCGGCAACAAGCCCGAATACAGCGGCGACAGCGTGCTGAACTGGCGGGTGCTGGGCCGCCCGGCTGCCTTCAGCGAGTTGCAGAACGCCCTGAACCGCTAA
- a CDS encoding tetratricopeptide repeat-containing diguanylate cyclase, which yields MSRATDHSPLGPATLAALDAQIAQADDLVVVDPARAEALARAAAAQAQGLNLPLQAGRAVVLLGATLFFQARYDEALQAFGQALVTARQCGDAPLEARALNGLGNVVSHQGDYAGALEYFLNSSQVAQASGDEQGRVRVLNNIAAVWAELGEHASALEAHQEVVAVAARLEDRSLHSSASVNVMVDHNALGEHEHALAMADTLLPRLLESEMRQHMVVTQAYRAHSLLHTGQLEAAQAVIQDTLPLAQAIAEQAHACLLLLMQGLILQRQGRPAQALAPLERALALAREHGIGRQEQDALEALSEVREALGDLGGALADLRAHHALERRIHAEAVDRKTKFLTAQFQLEALRREAEQERQRAQQLQQDHAALQEDHALLAHRAAHDPLTGLANRAHFQAAAEQALRRASSAPVGLLFLDLDGFKAVNDTLGHDAGDDLLRQVGARLRAGVRREDLVARPGGDEFTVLLPGLRRPDDAHRVARQLLQRLAEPFTVQGEVVRISASVGVAVAPHDGQDFAALHRRADEAMYRVKRSGKNAVQGADIGTQPDQDGPS from the coding sequence ATGAGCCGCGCCACCGATCACAGCCCCCTGGGCCCGGCGACCCTGGCGGCCCTGGACGCGCAGATTGCCCAGGCCGACGACCTTGTGGTGGTGGACCCAGCCCGGGCCGAGGCGCTGGCCCGCGCGGCAGCGGCCCAGGCCCAGGGGCTGAATCTGCCGCTCCAGGCAGGCCGCGCCGTGGTGCTGCTGGGCGCCACGCTGTTTTTTCAGGCCCGGTATGACGAAGCCCTGCAGGCCTTTGGGCAGGCGCTGGTGACTGCGCGGCAGTGCGGCGACGCCCCGCTGGAAGCGCGGGCCCTGAACGGCCTGGGCAATGTGGTCAGCCACCAGGGGGACTACGCCGGGGCGCTGGAATACTTCCTGAACAGTTCGCAGGTGGCGCAGGCCAGCGGCGACGAACAGGGCCGGGTGCGGGTGCTGAACAACATTGCCGCCGTGTGGGCCGAACTGGGCGAGCACGCCAGCGCCCTGGAAGCCCACCAGGAGGTGGTGGCCGTGGCCGCGCGCCTGGAGGACCGCAGCCTGCACAGCAGCGCCAGCGTGAACGTGATGGTGGACCACAACGCCCTGGGCGAGCACGAGCACGCCCTGGCGATGGCCGACACCCTGCTGCCCCGGCTGCTGGAGAGCGAGATGCGCCAGCACATGGTGGTCACCCAGGCCTACCGGGCCCACAGCCTGCTGCACACCGGCCAGTTGGAAGCCGCCCAGGCCGTGATCCAGGACACCCTGCCGCTGGCCCAGGCCATTGCCGAGCAGGCGCACGCGTGCCTGCTGCTGCTGATGCAGGGCCTGATTCTCCAGCGCCAGGGGCGACCCGCGCAAGCCCTGGCGCCCCTGGAACGCGCCCTGGCCCTGGCGCGCGAGCACGGCATTGGGCGCCAGGAGCAGGACGCCCTGGAAGCCCTGAGCGAGGTGCGTGAGGCCCTGGGCGACCTGGGCGGCGCCCTGGCCGATCTGCGCGCCCACCACGCCCTGGAACGCCGCATTCACGCTGAAGCGGTGGACCGCAAGACCAAGTTTCTGACCGCACAGTTTCAGCTCGAAGCCCTGCGCCGCGAAGCCGAGCAGGAGCGCCAGCGTGCCCAGCAGCTGCAGCAGGACCACGCCGCGCTACAGGAAGACCACGCCCTGCTGGCCCACCGCGCCGCCCACGACCCGCTGACCGGGCTGGCCAACCGCGCCCACTTCCAGGCGGCGGCTGAACAGGCGCTGCGCCGCGCGTCCAGTGCTCCCGTAGGCCTGCTGTTTCTGGACCTGGACGGCTTCAAGGCCGTGAACGACACCCTGGGCCACGACGCGGGCGACGACCTGTTGCGGCAGGTGGGCGCGCGCCTGCGCGCCGGGGTGCGCCGCGAGGATCTGGTGGCCCGCCCCGGCGGCGACGAATTCACGGTGCTGCTGCCCGGCCTGCGCCGCCCCGACGACGCCCACCGGGTGGCCCGCCAGCTGCTGCAGCGGCTCGCAGAGCCCTTCACGGTGCAGGGGGAAGTCGTGCGCATCAGCGCGTCGGTGGGGGTGGCGGTGGCGCCGCACGACGGCCAGGATTTCGCCGCCCTGCACCGCCGCGCCGATGAAGCCATGTACCGCGTGAAGCGCAGCGGCAAGAACGCCGTGCAGGGGGCGGACATAGGCACCCAGCCCGACCAAGACGGTCCCTCCTGA